The Candidatus Mycolicibacterium alkanivorans genome contains a region encoding:
- a CDS encoding NAD(+) synthase: protein MDFYSAYRRGFVRVAACTHRTVLADPAANAESVLRIARACHDDSVAVAVFPELTLSGYSIEDILLQDTLLDAVEDALLEVVAASADLFPVLVVGAPLRYLHRIYNSAVVIHRGVVLGVAPKSYLPTYREFYERRQVAPGDDLHGTIRVGGAEVPFGPDLLFAADDVSGLVLHVEICEDMFVPVPPSAQAALAGATVLANLSGSPITIGRAEDRKLLARSASARCLAAYVYAAAGEGESTTDLAWDGQTMIYENGRLLAESERFPKGERRSVADVDLDLLRAERLRMGTFDDNRRHHQDALKSFRRIGFVLDPPTGDIGLMREVERFPFVPSDPARLEQDCYEGYNIQVSGLEQRLRALNYPKVVVGVSGGLDSTHALIVAARAMDREGRPRSDILAFTLPGFATGERTKANAIRLSNALGVTFEELDIRSTAKLMLTEIGHPFSRGEEVYDITFENVQAGLRTDYLFRIANQRGGIVLGTGDLSELALGWSTYGVGDQMSHYNVNAGVPKTLIQHLIRWVISSGQFPDEVDEILQSVLDTEITPELVPTGEDEEIQSSEAKVGPYSLQDFSLFQVLRHGFRPSKIAFLAWHAWSDPDRGTWPPGFPEGKRPSYSLKEIRHWLGVFAQRYYSFSQFKRSALPNGPKVSAGGSLSPRGDWRAPSDMSARTWLAEIEREVPED from the coding sequence ATGGATTTCTATTCCGCCTACCGGCGCGGGTTCGTCCGGGTGGCCGCGTGCACTCACCGCACGGTGCTTGCGGACCCGGCCGCCAACGCCGAGTCGGTGTTGCGGATCGCGCGGGCCTGCCATGACGACAGTGTGGCCGTGGCGGTGTTCCCGGAGCTCACCTTGTCGGGGTATTCGATCGAGGACATCCTGCTGCAGGACACGTTGCTCGACGCGGTCGAGGACGCCTTGCTGGAGGTGGTCGCCGCCTCCGCCGATCTGTTCCCGGTCCTGGTGGTCGGCGCGCCGCTGCGCTACCTGCATCGTATCTACAACAGCGCGGTGGTGATCCATCGCGGTGTCGTGCTCGGCGTCGCGCCGAAGTCCTACCTGCCGACGTACCGGGAGTTCTACGAACGCCGCCAGGTCGCCCCCGGCGACGACCTGCACGGCACCATCCGCGTCGGTGGCGCCGAGGTGCCGTTCGGCCCAGATCTGCTGTTCGCGGCCGACGACGTGTCCGGTCTGGTGCTGCATGTCGAGATCTGCGAGGACATGTTCGTGCCCGTGCCGCCGAGCGCGCAGGCCGCGCTGGCGGGGGCGACGGTGCTGGCGAACCTGTCGGGTAGTCCCATCACGATCGGGCGAGCCGAGGATCGCAAGCTGCTGGCCCGCTCGGCCTCGGCGCGCTGCCTGGCCGCCTACGTCTATGCAGCGGCCGGGGAGGGCGAGTCGACCACCGACTTGGCCTGGGACGGCCAGACGATGATCTACGAGAACGGCCGGTTGCTCGCCGAGTCCGAACGCTTCCCGAAGGGCGAGCGCCGTTCGGTGGCCGACGTCGACCTCGACCTGCTGCGCGCCGAGCGGCTGCGGATGGGCACGTTCGACGACAACCGCAGGCACCACCAGGACGCGCTGAAATCGTTCCGGCGCATCGGTTTCGTCCTCGATCCACCCACCGGCGACATCGGCCTGATGCGCGAGGTCGAGCGATTCCCGTTCGTACCCAGCGATCCGGCTCGGCTGGAACAGGATTGCTACGAGGGCTACAACATCCAGGTCTCCGGGCTCGAGCAGCGGCTGCGCGCGCTGAACTACCCGAAGGTGGTCGTCGGGGTCTCCGGCGGTCTGGACTCGACGCACGCGCTGATCGTCGCCGCCCGCGCGATGGACCGGGAAGGCCGGCCGCGCAGCGACATTCTCGCGTTCACCCTGCCGGGGTTCGCCACCGGCGAGCGCACCAAGGCCAACGCGATCAGACTCTCGAACGCGCTGGGCGTCACCTTCGAAGAGCTCGACATCCGGTCGACGGCCAAGCTGATGCTGACCGAGATCGGCCATCCGTTCTCCCGCGGTGAAGAGGTCTACGACATCACCTTCGAGAACGTGCAGGCCGGGCTGCGCACCGACTACCTGTTCCGGATCGCCAACCAGCGCGGCGGCATCGTGCTGGGAACCGGTGACCTCTCCGAGTTGGCGCTGGGCTGGTCCACCTACGGTGTCGGCGACCAGATGAGCCACTACAACGTCAACGCCGGGGTCCCGAAAACCCTTATCCAGCACCTGATCCGGTGGGTCATCTCCTCAGGGCAGTTCCCCGACGAGGTCGACGAGATCCTGCAGTCGGTGCTCGACACCGAGATCACCCCGGAACTGGTGCCCACCGGCGAGGACGAGGAGATCCAGAGCAGCGAGGCCAAGGTCGGTCCGTACTCGCTGCAGGACTTCTCGTTGTTCCAGGTGCTGCGCCACGGTTTCCGGCCGTCGAAGATCGCGTTCTTGGCCTGGCACGCTTGGAGCGATCCCGACCGCGGCACGTGGCCGCCCGGCTTCCCCGAGGGCAAGCGTCCGTCGTACTCGCTCAAGGAGATTCGGCACTGGCTCGGTGTTTTCGCGCAGCGCTACTACTCGTTCAGCCAGTTCAAGCGTTCGGCACTGCCCAACGGCCCCAAGGTTTCCGCGGGCGGATCGCTGTCTCCGCGCGGTGACTGGCGCGCACCGTCGGACATGTCGGCACGGACCTGGCTGGCCGAGATCGAGCGCGAAGTCCCCGAAGACTGA
- a CDS encoding glutamate-5-semialdehyde dehydrogenase — MSVQAPSVPDVRSQVHDAARRARVASRALGSLTTTVKDRALHAAADAVLAHTHQILAANVKDLEVARAAGTAEAMLDRLALNPQRVDGIAAGLRQVAGLPDPVGEVLRGRTLPNGLKLRQQRVPLGVIGIVYEGRPNVTVDAFGLTLKSGNAVLLRGSSSAANCNAELVTVLRGALAGEGLPEDAVQLLPSADRSSVTHLIQARGLVDVVIPRGGAGLIDAVVRDATVPTIETGVGNCHVYVHSAADLDMAEAIVLNAKMRRPSVCNAAETLLIDAGIADIARPRLLAALQQAGVTVHDDPTEDELRAEFLSMDIAVAVVDGIDAAIEHINTYGTGHTEAIVTANVAAAQRFTEQVDAAAVMVNASTAFTDGEQFGFGAEIGISTQKLHARGPMGLPELTSSKWIVWGDGHTRPA, encoded by the coding sequence ATGAGTGTCCAAGCGCCGTCGGTTCCCGATGTTCGCTCACAGGTGCACGACGCGGCCCGCCGCGCCCGCGTCGCCTCACGTGCCCTCGGATCGCTGACCACCACGGTCAAGGACCGCGCCCTGCACGCGGCCGCCGACGCCGTGCTCGCCCACACCCACCAGATCCTGGCGGCCAACGTCAAGGATCTCGAGGTTGCGCGTGCCGCCGGCACGGCCGAGGCGATGCTGGACCGGCTGGCGCTGAACCCGCAGCGCGTCGACGGCATCGCCGCCGGGCTGCGCCAGGTCGCCGGGCTGCCCGACCCGGTCGGTGAGGTGCTGCGCGGCCGCACCCTGCCGAATGGCTTAAAGCTTCGCCAGCAGCGGGTTCCCCTGGGCGTGATCGGAATCGTCTACGAGGGCCGTCCCAACGTGACCGTCGACGCGTTCGGCCTGACCTTGAAATCTGGCAACGCGGTCCTGCTGCGGGGCAGCTCGTCGGCGGCGAACTGCAACGCCGAACTGGTGACCGTGCTGCGCGGCGCGCTGGCCGGTGAAGGTCTGCCCGAAGACGCCGTGCAGCTGCTGCCCAGCGCCGACCGCTCCAGCGTCACCCACCTGATCCAGGCCCGCGGCCTGGTCGACGTGGTGATCCCGCGCGGCGGGGCGGGCCTGATCGACGCCGTCGTGCGCGACGCCACCGTGCCCACCATCGAGACCGGCGTCGGCAACTGTCACGTCTACGTGCACTCGGCAGCCGACCTCGACATGGCCGAGGCGATCGTGCTCAACGCCAAGATGCGTCGGCCCAGTGTGTGCAACGCCGCCGAGACCCTGCTGATCGACGCTGGCATCGCCGACATCGCGCGGCCGCGGCTGCTGGCCGCGCTCCAGCAGGCCGGCGTCACCGTCCATGACGATCCGACCGAGGACGAACTGCGGGCGGAGTTCCTGTCGATGGACATCGCGGTGGCGGTCGTCGACGGAATCGACGCGGCGATCGAGCACATCAACACCTACGGCACCGGTCATACCGAGGCCATCGTCACTGCCAATGTCGCAGCGGCGCAACGTTTCACCGAACAGGTGGATGCGGCCGCGGTGATGGTCAACGCGTCGACCGCCTTCACCGACGGTGAGCAGTTCGGTTTCGGCGCCGAGATCGGCATCTCCACCCAGAAGCTGCACGCGCGTGGTCCGATGGGTCTGCCGGAGCTGACCTCGAGCAAGTGGATCGTCTGGGGAGACGGCCACACCCGACCGGCCTGA
- a CDS encoding PE-PPE domain-containing protein, whose amino-acid sequence MATALVALTLGLTPTVSSAPLLAAATVDYLRGTNIGRTPTDEQYRAFIGQVLEGTGTPADPPTAAGNVPYNAGFWPVSHGLVFDFTWNASVAQGVQNLAARNPQGDVIFGMSQGAVVASQYQAQHPQGTGNTFVLVENPARPNGGVLSRFAGLYIPILDITFAGATPDTGDTTVDVARQYDGWADFPTYPLNLLATANAILGMIDVHGPTQTQLTAADIEAAKAAGNGMYYQQRRDTTYYLIRTPRLPLLMPLSGIVPDPILDALDPPLRALVELGYDRTDYSQPTTARLLPSIGAVQPVAASAQAAVSTAPVPSVPRLNATTRPTARAATKPALPTRPHPNTSPDRVIAPGTGAVSPAAKTTEVGTKGPGTGSPQRRITPAAADRSPRRAAWPNGTRAS is encoded by the coding sequence GTGGCAACCGCGCTCGTGGCCCTGACGCTGGGCCTGACGCCGACGGTGTCGTCGGCCCCGCTGCTCGCCGCGGCCACCGTCGACTACCTGCGCGGCACGAACATCGGCCGGACACCGACCGATGAGCAGTACCGCGCCTTCATCGGGCAAGTCTTGGAAGGCACCGGAACACCGGCGGACCCACCGACTGCGGCCGGCAATGTGCCCTACAACGCCGGTTTCTGGCCGGTGTCGCATGGCCTGGTGTTCGACTTCACCTGGAACGCCTCGGTGGCGCAGGGCGTGCAGAACCTCGCCGCCCGCAACCCGCAGGGCGACGTCATCTTCGGGATGTCTCAGGGCGCCGTCGTGGCCTCCCAGTACCAGGCCCAGCACCCGCAAGGGACCGGTAACACCTTCGTGCTCGTCGAGAACCCGGCTCGGCCGAACGGCGGCGTGCTGTCCCGCTTCGCCGGGCTCTACATCCCCATCCTGGACATCACCTTCGCCGGCGCCACGCCCGACACCGGCGATACCACGGTCGACGTCGCCCGCCAGTACGACGGCTGGGCCGACTTCCCCACCTACCCGCTGAACCTACTCGCGACGGCCAACGCCATCCTCGGCATGATCGACGTCCACGGCCCGACCCAGACCCAGCTGACCGCCGCCGACATCGAAGCTGCCAAGGCTGCCGGGAACGGCATGTACTACCAGCAGCGCAGGGACACCACCTACTACCTCATCCGCACGCCCCGGCTGCCGCTGCTGATGCCGCTGTCCGGCATCGTGCCCGACCCGATCCTCGACGCACTGGACCCGCCGCTGCGGGCCCTGGTGGAGCTGGGCTATGACCGCACCGATTACAGCCAGCCGACGACGGCACGGTTGTTGCCCTCGATCGGCGCGGTCCAGCCCGTCGCCGCGAGTGCGCAGGCCGCTGTCAGCACCGCGCCGGTTCCCTCGGTGCCCCGGCTGAACGCGACCACGCGACCGACCGCACGCGCCGCCACCAAACCGGCGCTGCCCACGCGGCCGCACCCGAACACGTCGCCGGACAGGGTGATCGCACCGGGCACCGGAGCAGTCTCACCTGCTGCGAAGACAACCGAGGTCGGCACCAAGGGTCCCGGCACGGGCTCGCCGCAGCGGCGCATCACACCGGCAGCAGCTGATCGATCACCGCGGCGAGCTGCTTGGCCGAACGGCACTCGTGCATCGTGA